In a genomic window of Streptomyces roseoviridis:
- a CDS encoding sugar ABC transporter substrate-binding protein, with the protein MRDQRVRRIRRSRWARWTAVAVAAVTLAGCGLGGAEDSGAPGPVTTGGEVKGRVSLQTWALKPKFTAYVEGVISGFEKKYPGVEVEWLDQPGEGYADKVLSQSAGGTLPDVVNLPPDFALPLVKQNLLLDIGKADPAVRADYVEGGLDAYRFPGHEGTYGYPWYLNTDVNYWNGELLTKYGLDPKKPPATLDELVTAARTVKARSGGQTYLMSRKPNLMDLANAGVPILSGDGKTFTFNTPEAAAVLDTYRAAYTEGLLPKDVLTETYAGNTKLFSSGTAAWTTAGANYITSLATDNPTLAPKVVSSPAMGTPPLYVQGLSVPRSTKNPAAALALARWVTNADNQAAFARETSVFPSTTASAADPFFSRSDGSNAGDAKVTAFRSLASARVLEPVQANDAIKTVINQQIALAISGRTGSKEALDTAVARANQLLKD; encoded by the coding sequence GTGCGAGACCAACGCGTGCGACGCATTCGAAGGAGCCGGTGGGCGCGGTGGACGGCCGTCGCCGTCGCGGCCGTGACCCTCGCCGGCTGCGGTCTCGGCGGAGCCGAGGACTCCGGAGCTCCCGGCCCGGTGACCACCGGCGGCGAGGTGAAGGGCAGGGTCTCGCTCCAGACGTGGGCCCTCAAGCCGAAGTTCACCGCCTACGTGGAGGGCGTGATCTCCGGCTTCGAGAAGAAGTACCCGGGCGTCGAGGTCGAGTGGCTCGACCAGCCGGGCGAGGGCTACGCGGACAAGGTCCTCAGCCAGTCCGCCGGCGGCACGCTGCCCGACGTCGTCAACCTGCCCCCGGACTTCGCGCTGCCGCTGGTCAAGCAGAACCTGCTGCTCGACATCGGCAAGGCGGACCCCGCCGTGCGGGCCGACTACGTCGAGGGCGGCCTCGACGCGTACCGCTTCCCCGGCCACGAGGGCACCTACGGCTACCCCTGGTACCTCAACACCGACGTCAACTACTGGAACGGCGAGCTCCTCACGAAGTACGGGCTCGACCCGAAGAAGCCCCCGGCCACCCTCGACGAACTGGTCACCGCCGCCCGCACCGTCAAGGCGAGGTCCGGCGGCCAGACGTACCTGATGAGCCGCAAGCCCAACCTCATGGACCTCGCCAACGCCGGCGTCCCGATCCTCTCCGGCGACGGGAAGACCTTCACCTTCAACACCCCCGAGGCCGCCGCCGTCCTCGACACCTACCGCGCGGCCTACACCGAGGGCCTGCTCCCCAAGGACGTCCTCACCGAGACCTACGCCGGCAACACCAAGCTCTTCAGCTCCGGCACCGCCGCCTGGACCACCGCCGGCGCCAACTACATCACCAGCCTCGCCACGGACAACCCGACCCTCGCCCCCAAGGTGGTCTCGTCCCCGGCCATGGGCACCCCGCCGCTGTACGTCCAGGGCCTGTCCGTCCCGAGGAGCACCAAGAACCCGGCCGCCGCCCTGGCGCTCGCCCGCTGGGTGACCAACGCCGACAACCAGGCCGCGTTCGCCCGCGAGACCAGCGTCTTCCCGTCCACCACGGCCTCCGCCGCCGACCCGTTCTTCAGCCGGAGCGACGGCAGCAACGCCGGCGACGCCAAGGTCACCGCCTTCCGCTCGCTGGCCTCCGCCCGCGTCCTCGAACCCGTCCAGGCCAACGACGCGATCAAGACCGTGATCAACCAGCAGATCGCCCTCGCCATCAGCGGCCGGACCGGCTCCAAGGAGGCCCTGGACACCGCGGTCGCCCGGGCCAACCAGCTCCTGAAGGACTGA
- a CDS encoding carbohydrate ABC transporter permease, producing MSSGSTGRNPSATEKAVRYLLLVLVLLLTIGPFLWQLSTSLKGPGEDVWSRTPGFLPEDPTFANYLQVADTIPVWTYAANSLIVAAVAVAGNVVGATLAGFALARLRFRGARLALGLFVATLVLPGEVTIVSQYVTVRSLGLTDTLLGVALPGAIAMLNVLLMYTAFRAVPPELDAAALVDGANVRQRLVHVGLPSVRGMLSVVVIFTFIGAWDDFLWPLIVLNDPSRYTLTVGIQYLDGTFSANPRLIAAGTMIAFLPIVAVFAVLQRFFFRGVEEGAIKG from the coding sequence ATGAGCTCCGGCAGCACCGGCCGCAACCCCTCCGCCACCGAGAAGGCGGTGCGCTACCTCCTCCTCGTACTCGTCCTGCTCCTCACCATCGGCCCCTTCCTGTGGCAGCTGTCCACCTCGCTCAAGGGCCCCGGCGAGGACGTCTGGTCCCGCACCCCCGGCTTCCTGCCCGAGGACCCCACCTTCGCCAACTACCTCCAGGTCGCCGACACCATCCCGGTGTGGACCTACGCCGCCAACTCGCTGATCGTGGCCGCCGTCGCCGTCGCCGGGAACGTCGTCGGCGCCACCCTCGCCGGCTTCGCCCTGGCCCGGCTGCGGTTCCGGGGAGCCCGGCTCGCCCTCGGCCTCTTCGTCGCCACCCTGGTGCTGCCCGGCGAGGTCACGATCGTCTCCCAATACGTGACGGTCCGCAGCCTCGGCCTGACCGACACCCTCCTCGGCGTCGCCCTGCCCGGCGCCATCGCCATGCTCAACGTGCTGCTCATGTACACCGCCTTCCGGGCCGTCCCGCCCGAACTCGACGCCGCCGCACTGGTCGACGGCGCCAACGTCCGGCAGCGGCTCGTGCACGTGGGCCTGCCCAGCGTCCGCGGCATGCTGAGCGTCGTCGTGATCTTCACCTTCATCGGAGCCTGGGACGACTTCCTGTGGCCGCTGATCGTGCTCAACGACCCCAGCCGCTACACGCTCACGGTGGGAATCCAGTACCTCGACGGCACCTTCTCCGCCAACCCCCGGCTCATCGCCGCCGGCACCATGATCGCCTTCCTGCCGA
- a CDS encoding sugar ABC transporter permease, which produces MTHRRWFTPWLLAGPALVWLAVFNLWPAVNTVILSFTNARPLGGGHFTGLDNYHRALDDDQLTDALLNSVVYLLVCLPLLTLLPLLLALLVEKKLPGITFFRTAFYTPVVASAVVVGIIWGWVLDERGLLNGMLHQLGLADRPVSFLTDRWLLLFSAIALTVWKGLGYYMVIYLSALGNVGRELHEAAAVDGASAVRRFWHVTLPGVRPAMLLISVLISVSALRVFSELYVLSNGTGGPGGRDMSVVMLIQMYSRGFTGHIGYASALSVLLFLLTVGPMLLLARLNRKAA; this is translated from the coding sequence ATGACCCACCGGCGCTGGTTCACGCCCTGGCTGCTCGCCGGTCCCGCCCTCGTCTGGCTGGCCGTCTTCAACCTGTGGCCCGCGGTCAACACGGTGATCCTGTCCTTCACCAACGCCAGACCGCTCGGCGGAGGACACTTCACCGGCCTGGACAACTACCACCGGGCCCTCGACGACGACCAGCTGACCGACGCCCTGCTCAACAGCGTCGTCTACCTGCTGGTCTGCCTGCCCCTGCTCACCCTGCTGCCGCTGCTGCTCGCCCTCCTCGTGGAGAAGAAGCTCCCCGGCATCACCTTCTTCCGCACCGCCTTCTACACCCCGGTCGTCGCCTCCGCGGTCGTCGTCGGCATCATCTGGGGCTGGGTGCTCGACGAGCGGGGCCTGCTCAACGGCATGCTGCACCAGCTCGGCCTCGCCGACCGGCCGGTCTCCTTCCTCACCGACCGCTGGCTGCTGCTGTTCAGCGCCATCGCCCTCACGGTGTGGAAGGGGCTCGGCTACTACATGGTCATCTACCTGTCCGCGCTCGGGAACGTCGGCCGGGAACTGCACGAGGCCGCCGCCGTCGACGGCGCCTCCGCCGTCCGCAGGTTCTGGCACGTCACCCTGCCCGGCGTGCGCCCCGCGATGCTCCTGATCTCCGTCCTGATCTCCGTCTCCGCGCTGCGCGTCTTCTCCGAGCTGTACGTGCTGTCCAACGGCACCGGCGGCCCCGGCGGGCGCGACATGTCGGTGGTCATGCTCATCCAGATGTACAGCCGCGGCTTCACCGGGCACATCGGCTACGCCTCCGCCCTCAGCGTGCTGCTGTTCCTCCTCACCGTCGGACCGATGCTCCTGCTGGCCCGGCTCAACCGGAAGGCGGCGTGA